Genomic segment of Malania oleifera isolate guangnan ecotype guangnan chromosome 7, ASM2987363v1, whole genome shotgun sequence:
caacctaggctctgataccaaattgtaacgacctgctatttaactaggtttttttttttttatatatgatatttaacatgctctgataccatattggattgaacccaatcattaacctaagcagcaagaggaaatcaaataaacatacccatatataattatatacaataccatagtgctaacaagtttcccaaaatacacatatttgACTGTTCCCCCAATATTCTCAACCgatgagggctatacaaaaatactcccaaaaatatactcactctctctgacagggcagtactgtgacCCCTCTATCTTCGAGCCTAGTCCGCTcacccaactggctcacctgaaaaataattcaacactaagatgagccaaagctcagtaagaagaaatatgttattactagtgtgtggcaattgagctacAATATTGAGAAAagctattactatatagtcatgtatcacagAATCTGTAAAGCATAATACTAGAAATATAATTTTCATCTTTTACATGTTGCttacatttctgtactttaggttttttattcaaaatactacgaatatatgtatatattttctatttctgtaaagtcgtataaacataataataactataaacttccctgtggataactgtgtgtcatgatttaacccctcatgataggattgtgcggcccgtaggtgggatttatCCTGGCTggtcaaccaggaataaatcactatacttcatagtctgatcagccctcctcaacccatatctgatggggaacctgtccactcgtgggctcaatgcgatcgacctttataccatgtattatctgaataggtgattgcactttataaactgtatgtaactacggtaccgtgctctataactgtatggtccaataggttctgatattatataatacacatctatatacaactatatattttaccataattctataataactgtataaaccatgacgctgtggaaAATTGTGtctctatatcaactgtgtttctgtaattaactatgaatctgtatgtcatggtactgtaaaactatataattatggtatttttgtaattgctgaaaaatacattcactatctgtatattctgtaaaacgcatctctgaaaaatactataaaacatgtttctatactaggtatatattctcaagtcacacagtaattttaaaacatattaatcatatttgataaactgcaTAAATCTCTATTGTAGAACAATACTTTGgtgaaacatttataattttatacttaaaacattctcaaataacctagcatagcatatttcccttacctatttcctgctaaaaatccccaaCTATAAcaggtccaacacccgcagggttctccactcaaccccctaaaaatcataaatctcataacaaaacatcaatatttcttggcctacatcatttcctataactgtcacaaggccaaaaatggactaaaaggccttaccctgaatttgggatgaaatccaactttgtttcaccaacgatccgctccggtagacttgtaaagaactttgcGAAgggcgtcgtggtggcttcagatcgtcgatccggcgattgGCGGGGTCGAAATCGGAGAAAGAATAGGGTGAGGtcatagaagagagagaggagaaagagagaggtgactgaaatttaaataaaaatctgagtttgcgctatttatagggccagatttgttgacgagacatgtcatctcgttgacgagtctttcagtaaattcgtcgacgaaccttaccattcgtcgacaaaattcagagtaacCCAAAATCCTCACTCAATATTTTTTCGTTGACGaaacaggacctcgtcgacaagatcctgaagacattcgtcgacgaatccccagAAATTCTTGAAAtcatattctccaaaatgcaatgttgtcgacgaacgcattCTGTTATTGattcaatttctctctctctttattatttaaataccattatttttcaggttgttacacaggtgcttcttcagcaacATGTTCTTCACTGCACCACAACCTAACCTGATCGTGGACGTAGATGTTGAAAGTAgatttaatttaagaacaacattataatcatacacgtgaataactatcatcaacaattgacataaaaataaagtaatcgtatccataccaacactgctcatcacaATTGGCAACTCACGCTGTGTGTCAGTCgtataagtggtatccatgtctagcTGAGGTGCCGATGGTTCAGACAATGGTGTCGCCACATCACCAATGGGGTTCGCCGGTTTGgaggatgtcagatcatcctcatgcgatgtactcaTGTGCttgaaaggatttctccaacgtcggcctcctggtgccatatctacaaattaatagacaagtaaatataagaaatatgaatattagatggatgcagcatacatctatttttaagttatttacacatgtcagatacatagtgacaaaaataacatgcttacccccctatacgtcctcaatattggtatcatcctcactttctaaagtgtcttcctcttcactacagtactcaacccctgtttcatcttcctcGTCAGTTTCCTCATCAttgatgaagtgaacgtctacagaaagttcaattggtatcagagcgaggttataataaatcttaattagtagttataaaaagatctgaATGGCTAACTTAGGTATAGCTCCCtctggagagggacaatcttcaactaggagaggaatgttttgtatagtgacagttagagtgcgatacatctggtaAAGAACTCCACATTTCATTTTAaaactaagcatattggattACGTTATCACTTCGTCAGCTAATAGAGGACGGCgtgttgatacttgaaaaaatccaaggtagcagaaatctgacagatatgttaactaaggtggtgactacatGGAAGTTGAAGTTgtattcaacttcagttggtctttatGTCTGGAgtcatattttgagcacatcatttattcatgatactggttgaggaggcgtcgtcgtctccaagtgggagattgttgtagctggAGCCAGGAGACATAGTTGGAGCCTGAGCTGGAAACGCATTTTTTGCAAGCTGTGCAAGCTGCCATTTATCTCCATGATTGTAACCTTCTAAATTTCtaatttattgtattaaattgtgattgattatcaaccctataaatagagctGTGGAGAGTTGTGaaatgtacaagagaagctcagagagtagagagaagaaagaaaggaggaagagagtgagaggaagagAAAGTTGTAATTTTTCGACGATtctagtgaatttgtggtgtgctttGTGGACGCAGGTCAATCTTgaccgaaccatgttaaatttctggtgtcatatCCTTCTGGTTGCTCACAAGATCTTAACAAGAGGGTGGTGAGGAAGATGGTCTTGGGAGCACTACGAATTGAAAAGGGGAGAGATTTTTTTTAGGTTAACTTGCCTTTTCAAAGTACTTAAATTGGAAACAAAAGAAACTTGATTTAATTATCTTCAGCAAGGAAAAAAGTCCTCGCAAAAAATCATTAGTGGCAATCTTAGCTTATGCTATTGTAAAATATGTGCAATATTTTTtgcaataaatttttaatttgccacaaaacttttaatttttagcaaggaaaaaatatttttcttgcaaaaaaaaaaaaaaaaaacttctcacCTATTCTAGGAAAGGGGTAGGAAAATGTTTTATTAAGATTTtagtaatgaaaaaaaaaaaaaattgacgtTTTTGCTAGGTGTTTTTATTCCTCACAAAAAGTATATTTTCTTGTACTTTCTATTTGGATTTAAGTTAGTATGGGCAGCTTAAATCAACTTCACTGTCTTAATTATAAGCTAAAGACAACATTATTGAAGGTATTATTAAGCTTGAATCCTCATAgccataaaaataaaatatgaaatgaaagAAGAATTCCCATAAATGAAGAATTCATGTCCATTGTGTATCCAATATGACCACTAAGTTCCAattgaataatatatatattacctTTGAAGTTGTAGGATTAGCTTCAAGGGCGCGAAATTAGTCACATGAACTATAAAACGGACACGTAGAAACTCAATgcgtaattttaaaaaaaataatatatatatatatatatattacataataaAAAGCTTTGTTAGGTTTGTGGGAAAGGGTGATCGAACTACCACGTACATGTGTCTTGCTTTTAATTGCAGACCACCTAAAAACCTATGCTAAAGTTCCCAATGACTATGATTTCCCCTCCCATGGCCCCTTCTAGCTACCCTAAAAGTTAGTCTGCAAGTGTTAAGTGGACTGAACTTTTTTCTTCAAGAAATCATATCATACTTCCAATTAATCTTTATCTCAGTGGTATACTTCCAATTaatctttcaaaaaataataataaattaagtagGATTTTAAACACCattgcataaataaataaataaataaaaatatttgctGTATCCCTCCAACTCAATGCGCATGCAGCCTATAAAGCGCCACCTCAAACTCAACTACTCCAATCCACTCTCCGCTGCAAAATATTCCAATAATGGCTGCTGCCTCGAGAAATTTGTCCGCCGTTGTCGTGGTCCTAGCGTGCGCGGTGGCCGTGGCGGTAACCCAGGTGGCCGAAGCCGCGGTGTCATGCGACGACGTGAGGAACGAGATCGCCCCGTGCTTCCCGGCTGTGGTGGTCGGCGGTGGGACGGTGCCGCTGCCCATGTGCTGCGACGGGGTTAAGGCCGTCAAAGACGCAGCTAAGAGCGCAGAGGACCGGCAGGACGCCTGCCGCTGCATCAAATCGGTTGCCGATGGGATCCCCTACATCAACTATACATTAACAGCAGAGCTTCCTCGCAAATGCCGGGTTCAAAAATTTTTCATGGTCTTCTCCAACACCACCGACTGTTCCAAGTATTACACATATACATTTGGGCAAATAGCTACGTAGATCCATAAATATTATGCTTTAGATAGCCACgtaaatccatatatatatatatatatatatatatatatattatgctttGTGTTATATATGTAGATGCACACTCTGACATTTAAGTATGTTTCAAATTTACCGTTTAAAAAAAGAgtattttttaactttttgaatTTAATGTTTAGTAGGAGATAATGAGTTAAGAAAATAAAGGATGTTTTaaagaattattaaaattttacaattaaattaatttattaacttttatgtatatatggtttgaaAATACTGCAATTATGAGATAACttttaaattgaaaatatttttaaaaatatattaaataaaataattaaaattttccatatatatatatatatatatcagaaaaAAAACATACAATTTCGGTAAATAATTAATGATGGGCTGAGCAGTGAGCACAGATTAGATAActaatgaaaaactagaaagcccagcccaaaaatacaaaacttgtGGAAAGACCTTACGGCCTACACAATAAGAGAAGCAGCCCAAACCCACAAAAAGCTCATGCATTCGTATTCTGTAGGACATATGCTATGCATTTTTGTAAATATTTATTCTAAGGATTACCGGGAAATATGATTGAATTATACTAAACTTATGTATTGAAATTTGAAGTTTGTGCATGAATAGTTTAGAATAAGTTCAGTAAGGCAATTCAAGTGACGAGGACAAACTTGTGACTTTGGAAACCCTAAGGTCACGGGTTCAAATCCCCCTTGAGACATTACACTAGTGAATTATTAGGGGTGCATGAATGAGCGGGCGACTTTCACTCCTCCGGATTTGGTGCTGCACCATAACATCTAATGTGGTGCGATGGTGACTATAGTcccaaattataaaaaaaaaaaaaaaaaaaagtttagaataataaaaattaaagcaGGAGTATTAGATCCGTGAATTCTTTCAATAATTAAAATTAGTTATATGTTTTGGTAATCATGGGATTCTCTATATTGAACTAGTGTCAATTGTTATTTCACAAATATTTGTACAGAGTATTTTATGCAATAAAAGGTGAAGGCCAAAGTGAGGAAGTTAATCCCCTGTATACATATTTGATTATTTCCCTTAGGAaataagctctctctctctctctctctctaaacattTATCTTAACATTTTCTATGAACTACTTATAATGATCTTATATTTGTATTGCAGAATTAATTAGGGAAGAAGCTAAACGAATAAGCCATTTGCAGGTAGATGATTCAGTACTGCACATGTATCCGTCAAAATAAATAGCACATCGGATGATTACTTATTGAATAGCAGTTCCATATTGtagtctttttattttatttttttcacttttttatgTCTTTTTGTGTATTAATTATAATGTTGTTGCAAAAGTACACCTAGCTAGATTGATTCTGTGCCTATGACATAATTCTTTTCTCTGCATAATCTatcattttgagttttgaatttgatgaatttgaatttgaataaattttgaccaaatttaatataatttaatattatatatttttaaaaaatttatataaatttaagttTAAGACCTTTCCAAAGCATAGAATTAATGAATCTGGGTCTTAAttctttttttggattacgcaccggatTTCCActtgtccgttttacggtccacgtgactaatcccgcgcCTCTTGAAACTGACCCCATAACTCCAAAGGGAGATATATTTCAGGAATTTAGGAGTGGAAACGAATCGAGAGGGTCTTAATTCTTAGATCATCAGTAACTTGACAACCACACACAGCTCTGCTTGCGACTGCAAAACAAAAGAGCACTTAGGATGCTTTGGTGACCTCAGGAGAGATCTCTAATGCCTAAGCTGTACAATTTGACAATATAAGTAATTGCCGAGTGTGTGTCAATGTGAGGCAGAGATGATGAAAGTTTGAGTTTATAGAGGTGGGTGAAACCAATATATGAAagtagaatcaaataatacataATCATAAAGAAGGAGAAACATGACAAATTTATAACAGTTTGGTCAAACTTCACCTACATTAATCTTCAAGTAATTCTATTGAGATTTTACTATAAATTAGTTGATTAATTACAAATATACaatgttgggttatttccttccatgtggaggaaagcccaagtgggctttattaaaagaccAAAGCCCAACCATTTTAGTgtggaaaacctaaaggaagttgtaaaaagagaggcgagaagagaggagccgtcacttcttaaaagaaagagagaaaaatgtggttttttctcatgctgcccagatttcatcaagagtCCGATCCCGCTTCGTCCGTGGTCCGATCGAGctaaaatttggaggagaggttcacgactcaaggagctacaatctaaACGGTGGAGATTGGATTTAGAGCTCAGGAGTTGGGGTTTTTGCCCGTGAACAGTaaccgcgaatttggtatattctttccaattctctttgtatttaccaagattgtagatatcttgatgagagattttTGTATCTTCTAATTACGATTAGAaaagactttgtgtacccattatttgattgatagtagagattttaactggactaggtcccgtgatttttcttcctcacactggggaagttttccacgtaaaaaactgcttgtgttcttgtggctttgtgtgattgattatttctattattatttccagcacgtataaaagtagagatacactatatttgcttgcatatagggagaagaattattccgctctggttgtttattgatatctctcccaataaagtggtatcagagcccggtttcCAAATTGTCAGgttggcagtttgagttatggaagcaaatactagtagaatgattaatctcaatggtttaaattatcacatatggaaaggaaaaattgaggatcttctt
This window contains:
- the LOC131160017 gene encoding non-specific lipid-transfer protein 3-like → MAAASRNLSAVVVVLACAVAVAVTQVAEAAVSCDDVRNEIAPCFPAVVVGGGTVPLPMCCDGVKAVKDAAKSAEDRQDACRCIKSVADGIPYINYTLTAELPRKCRVQKFFMVFSNTTDCSKIN